In the Streptomyces formicae genome, one interval contains:
- a CDS encoding ROK family glucokinase, with the protein MGLTIGVDIGGTKIAAGVVDEDGTILSTFKVPTPGTSEAIVDAIASAVEGARAGHEIVGVGIGAAGYVNRQRSTVYFAPNIDWRQEPLKDEVEKRVGLPVVVENDANAAAWGEYRFGGGKGHRNVICITLGTGLGGGIIIGNKLRRGHFGVAAEFGHIRMVPDGLLCGCGSQGCWEQYASGRALVRYAKQRANATPENAEYLLSLGDGTPDGIEGKHISMAARQGDAVAVDSYRELARWAGAGLADLASLFDPSAFIIGGGLSDEGELVLDPIRKSFKRWLVGSNWRPEAQVIAAQLGNKAGLVGAADLAREPDPVM; encoded by the coding sequence ATGGGACTCACCATCGGCGTCGACATCGGCGGCACGAAGATCGCGGCCGGCGTGGTCGACGAGGACGGCACCATCCTCTCGACCTTCAAGGTGCCGACCCCCGGTACTTCCGAGGCCATCGTGGACGCGATCGCCTCCGCCGTGGAGGGCGCGCGGGCCGGTCACGAGATCGTCGGCGTCGGCATCGGCGCCGCCGGCTACGTCAACCGCCAGCGCTCCACGGTCTACTTCGCGCCCAACATCGACTGGCGCCAGGAACCGCTCAAGGACGAGGTCGAGAAGCGCGTCGGCCTCCCGGTCGTCGTGGAGAACGACGCCAACGCCGCCGCGTGGGGCGAGTACCGGTTCGGCGGCGGCAAGGGCCACCGCAACGTCATCTGCATCACGCTCGGCACCGGCCTCGGCGGCGGCATCATCATCGGCAACAAGCTGCGCCGCGGCCACTTCGGCGTGGCCGCCGAGTTCGGCCACATCCGGATGGTCCCGGACGGCCTGCTCTGCGGCTGCGGCAGCCAGGGCTGCTGGGAGCAGTACGCGTCGGGCCGCGCCCTCGTGCGGTACGCGAAGCAGCGCGCCAACGCCACCCCGGAGAACGCCGAGTACCTGCTCTCGCTCGGCGACGGCACCCCCGACGGCATCGAGGGCAAGCACATCTCGATGGCCGCACGGCAGGGCGACGCGGTCGCCGTCGACTCCTACCGCGAGCTGGCCCGCTGGGCCGGTGCCGGTCTCGCCGACCTGGCCTCGCTCTTTGACCCGTCCGCCTTCATCATCGGCGGCGGCCTCTCGGACGAGGGCGAGCTGGTCCTCGACCCGATCCGCAAGTCCTTCAAGCGCTGGCTGGTGGGCAGCAACTGGCGCCCCGAGGCCCAGGTCATCGCCGCCCAGCTGGGCAACAAGGCGGGCCTGGTCGGCGCGGCGGACCTGGCGCGGGAGCCCGATCCGGTCATGTGA
- a CDS encoding DUF5304 domain-containing protein has translation MSDATERDTPEVDADAWEKACAEDLAAEKARRRAQYGPPPGSAAEELRKLVDAVSDKLSGLQAPLLGAVAQGAVEQTLKQVVREAKAVVEPVIERNPDVFDHLAAAGSELLAAYRSAVTGQEGRWTRDDDEASGGARGGARGDDRPDEGPSSGEHIDLD, from the coding sequence ATGAGCGATGCCACCGAGCGGGACACCCCCGAAGTCGACGCCGACGCCTGGGAGAAGGCGTGCGCCGAGGACCTCGCGGCGGAGAAGGCCCGGCGCCGCGCGCAGTACGGCCCGCCGCCCGGGTCGGCCGCCGAGGAGCTGCGCAAGCTCGTTGACGCCGTGTCCGACAAGCTCTCCGGGCTCCAGGCGCCGCTGCTCGGCGCCGTCGCGCAGGGGGCCGTCGAGCAGACCCTGAAGCAGGTCGTCAGAGAGGCGAAGGCCGTCGTCGAGCCGGTCATCGAGCGCAACCCCGACGTCTTCGACCACCTCGCCGCCGCGGGCTCCGAGCTGCTCGCCGCCTACCGCTCGGCGGTCACGGGACAGGAGGGCCGCTGGACCCGGGACGACGACGAGGCGAGCGGCGGCGCACGGGGCGGCGCGCGCGGCGACGACCGCCCCGACGAGGGGCCCTCGTCGGGCGAACACATCGATCTGGACTGA
- a CDS encoding ArsA family ATPase, producing the protein MRTLLVTGPGGAGRTTVAAATALAAARAGRRTLVISADRTDTLGAALGAPDAHPGLTALRLTPDDRFRDDLVALQERAGSVFELLGADRLDGEELTPLPGGDELALLRALRDAAREDAHDTVVVDLPAAPKALAALALPEQLRRYLRRLLPPERQAARALRPMLGRLAGVPMPAAWLYETAARWEDELAAVQALVEAPDTTVRLVAGPGPGGADALRAATAGLALHGLRTDLVIANRILPDASADTWLAALAAQQHKTLAEWETAYDRVVRVPHLGRDPRGADELAALGVPAPDAAPGPVAWPVTEATAEDGGGRVFVWHIPLPGVVREELGLIRRGDELVVTAGPFRRIVTLPSALRRCTVAGAGLREGELRVRFTPDPDLWPRDR; encoded by the coding sequence ACCGCGCTCGCCGCCGCCCGCGCGGGCCGCAGGACCCTGGTGATCTCCGCCGACCGCACCGACACCCTCGGTGCGGCGCTCGGCGCCCCGGACGCGCACCCCGGCCTCACCGCGCTGCGGCTCACCCCCGACGACCGGTTCAGGGACGACCTGGTCGCCCTCCAGGAGCGGGCCGGATCCGTCTTCGAGCTGCTCGGCGCCGACCGCCTCGACGGCGAGGAGTTGACCCCGCTGCCCGGCGGCGACGAGCTCGCCCTGCTGCGCGCCCTGCGGGACGCCGCGCGCGAGGACGCCCACGACACCGTGGTCGTCGACCTGCCCGCCGCCCCCAAGGCCCTCGCCGCCCTCGCCCTTCCCGAGCAGCTCCGCCGCTACCTGCGCAGGCTGCTCCCGCCCGAGCGGCAGGCGGCCCGCGCGCTGCGCCCGATGCTCGGCCGCCTCGCGGGCGTCCCGATGCCCGCCGCCTGGCTGTACGAGACGGCCGCCCGCTGGGAGGACGAACTCGCCGCCGTCCAGGCCCTGGTCGAGGCGCCGGACACCACCGTCCGCCTGGTCGCGGGGCCGGGCCCCGGCGGCGCCGACGCGCTGCGCGCCGCCACCGCGGGACTCGCCCTGCACGGCCTGCGCACCGACCTCGTGATCGCCAACCGGATCCTGCCCGACGCGTCCGCCGACACCTGGCTCGCGGCGCTCGCGGCCCAGCAGCACAAGACGCTCGCGGAGTGGGAGACGGCGTACGACCGGGTCGTCCGCGTCCCGCACCTGGGCCGTGACCCGCGCGGCGCCGACGAGCTCGCCGCCCTCGGCGTGCCCGCGCCGGACGCCGCCCCCGGCCCCGTCGCCTGGCCCGTCACCGAGGCCACGGCCGAGGACGGCGGCGGGCGCGTGTTCGTGTGGCACATCCCGCTCCCCGGTGTCGTACGCGAGGAGCTCGGCCTCATCAGGCGCGGCGACGAACTCGTCGTCACCGCGGGCCCCTTCCGCCGCATCGTCACCCTGCCGTCCGCGCTGCGCCGCTGCACCGTCGCGGGCGCCGGGCTCCGCGAGGGCGAGCTGCGCGTGCGGTTCACGCCCGACCCGGACCTGTGGCCGCGCGACCGGTGA